In Myxococcus fulvus, one genomic interval encodes:
- a CDS encoding L-threonylcarbamoyladenylate synthase, with protein sequence MVKPELVERAVEVLRSGGVIALPTETVYGLAANAEDELAVRRVFAIKGRPATHPLIVHLAGVEHLTSWAREVPEAARRLADAFWPGPLTLVLPRTPRATDAITGGQDTVALRVPGHPVALAVLKALGGGVAAPSANRFGRVSPTTAEHVRVDLGSDVDLVLDGGPCDVGVESTIVDLSSGSPAILRPGGLSAEAIERVLGHPVPVRVASKVRVSGSLESHYAPRAGVVLAEPTEAAARVRALREQGLSVGVLGPRGLELPGDVPRFDVPEDPAGAARVLYARLREADEKGHDVLVACLPSASGLGIAVRDRLARAAAPRTPYH encoded by the coding sequence ATGGTAAAGCCGGAGCTCGTCGAACGCGCGGTGGAAGTGCTGCGCAGTGGTGGTGTCATCGCCCTGCCAACGGAGACGGTGTATGGCCTGGCGGCCAACGCCGAGGACGAGCTGGCGGTGCGCCGTGTCTTCGCCATCAAGGGTCGCCCCGCCACCCATCCGCTCATCGTCCACCTGGCGGGTGTCGAGCACCTGACCTCGTGGGCCCGGGAGGTCCCCGAGGCCGCGCGCCGCCTCGCGGACGCCTTCTGGCCGGGGCCCCTCACGCTGGTGCTCCCGCGCACGCCGCGCGCCACGGACGCCATCACCGGCGGCCAGGACACGGTGGCCCTGCGCGTGCCCGGACACCCCGTGGCGCTCGCGGTGCTGAAGGCCCTGGGAGGCGGCGTGGCGGCGCCGAGCGCCAACCGCTTCGGTCGCGTGAGCCCCACCACCGCGGAGCACGTGCGCGTGGACCTGGGGAGCGACGTGGACCTCGTGTTGGATGGGGGTCCGTGCGACGTGGGCGTCGAGTCCACCATCGTCGATTTGAGCTCCGGCTCGCCCGCCATCCTCCGGCCGGGTGGGCTGTCGGCCGAGGCCATCGAGCGCGTGCTGGGCCATCCGGTGCCGGTGCGTGTGGCCTCCAAGGTCCGTGTGTCCGGCTCGCTGGAGTCGCACTACGCGCCCCGCGCGGGCGTGGTGCTCGCGGAGCCCACAGAGGCCGCGGCCCGCGTGCGTGCGTTGAGGGAGCAGGGCTTGAGCGTCGGCGTGCTCGGACCGCGAGGGCTGGAGCTGCCGGGAGATGTGCCGCGCTTCGACGTGCCGGAGGACCCGGCGGGCGCGGCGCGCGTGCTGTACGCGAGGCTGCGCGAGGCGGACGAGAAGGGCCACGACGTGCTCGTGGCCTGTCTGCCCTCGGCCAGCGGCCTGGGCATCGCGGTGCGCGACAGGCTCGCGCGCGCCGCCGCGCCTCGCACGCCCTATCACTGA
- the hemH gene encoding ferrochelatase has protein sequence MNTPANKPGLLLVNLGTPDAPHSGPVRRYLREFLSDPRVVDIHPVGRWMLLNLIILPTRPAKSAEAYRKVWMPEGSPLLVYSRALEVAVREKLGHEYDVALAMRYGSPSIPDTVAAMRARGVSDFTVLPLYPQEATSSSASSLARVYEVLSSGWDVPNVRAVPAFHGHPSFLDAFAQVARPVIAEARADHVLFSYHGVPERHVRKTDTSGQHCFASAGCCDALTDANRHCYRAQCFATTRGIVERLGLAQGGFSVSFQSRLGRTPWVKPYTDLVLPELAKQGVKRLAVMCPSFVADCLETLEEVGMRAREQFVEAGGESLTLVPSLNAHPAWVDAVVRMVRESDGAATAGASPWRQGAPTPSR, from the coding sequence ATGAACACGCCCGCGAACAAGCCAGGGCTGCTGCTCGTCAACCTGGGCACGCCGGACGCGCCCCACAGCGGGCCGGTGCGGCGCTACCTGCGCGAGTTCCTGAGCGACCCTCGCGTGGTGGACATCCACCCCGTGGGGCGCTGGATGCTGCTCAACCTCATCATCCTGCCCACGCGCCCGGCCAAGAGCGCGGAGGCGTACCGCAAGGTGTGGATGCCGGAGGGCTCGCCGCTCCTGGTGTACAGCCGGGCGCTGGAAGTCGCGGTGCGCGAGAAGCTGGGCCACGAGTACGACGTGGCGCTGGCCATGCGCTATGGCAGCCCGTCCATCCCCGACACGGTGGCGGCCATGCGCGCGCGCGGCGTGTCGGACTTCACGGTGCTGCCGCTGTACCCGCAGGAGGCCACGTCCTCGTCGGCGTCGTCGCTGGCGCGCGTGTACGAGGTGCTCTCCAGCGGCTGGGACGTGCCCAACGTGCGCGCGGTGCCGGCCTTCCACGGGCACCCGTCGTTCCTGGACGCCTTCGCGCAAGTGGCGCGGCCGGTGATTGCCGAGGCCCGCGCGGACCACGTGCTCTTCAGCTACCACGGCGTGCCGGAGCGCCACGTGCGCAAGACGGACACGTCGGGGCAGCACTGCTTCGCGTCGGCGGGGTGCTGTGACGCGCTCACGGACGCCAACCGGCATTGCTACCGGGCCCAGTGCTTCGCCACCACGCGCGGAATCGTCGAGAGGCTGGGGCTTGCCCAGGGCGGCTTCAGCGTGTCCTTCCAGTCGCGGCTGGGGCGCACGCCGTGGGTGAAGCCCTACACGGACCTGGTGCTGCCGGAGCTGGCGAAGCAGGGCGTGAAGCGGCTCGCGGTGATGTGCCCCTCCTTCGTCGCCGACTGCCTGGAGACGCTGGAGGAGGTGGGCATGCGGGCCCGCGAGCAGTTCGTCGAGGCGGGGGGCGAGTCGTTGACGCTCGTCCCCTCGCTCAACGCCCACCCCGCATGGGTGGACGCGGTGGTGCGGATGGTGCGCGAGTCCGACGGCGCGGCTACTGCTGGGGCTTCGCCGTGGCGGCAGGGGGCGCCGACTCCCTCGCGGTGA
- the apaG gene encoding Co2+/Mg2+ efflux protein ApaG, whose amino-acid sequence MSSSATTDGIRITVKPAYWPERSSPESGQYAFMYTVEIVNDGEAPAQLKARHWVITDASGKVEEVKGEGVVGRQPRVAPGERFEYTSWAMLRTPFGTMRGSYDMERPDGSHFEARIAEFALTLPNALH is encoded by the coding sequence ATGTCTTCCAGCGCCACCACTGATGGCATCCGAATCACCGTGAAGCCGGCCTACTGGCCCGAGCGCAGCTCGCCCGAGTCGGGGCAGTACGCGTTCATGTACACGGTGGAAATCGTCAACGACGGGGAGGCGCCCGCGCAGCTCAAGGCGCGGCACTGGGTCATCACGGATGCCTCCGGGAAGGTGGAGGAGGTGAAGGGGGAGGGCGTGGTGGGTCGCCAGCCTCGCGTGGCCCCGGGCGAGCGCTTCGAGTACACGAGCTGGGCGATGCTGCGCACGCCCTTCGGGACGATGCGCGGCAGCTACGACATGGAGCGCCCGGACGGCTCGCACTTCGAGGCGCGCATCGCCGAGTTCGCCCTCACGCTGCCCAACGCCCTGCACTGA